The following coding sequences lie in one Brachionichthys hirsutus isolate HB-005 chromosome 15, CSIRO-AGI_Bhir_v1, whole genome shotgun sequence genomic window:
- the LOC137904774 gene encoding beta-1,3-galactosyltransferase 2-like, which translates to MQWKRRHCCTHAAKRFHLLSLLGVLVFLLHQVRLPRFTGMPWWRGSPVVYGGGAYHTTKAKWNASSQHSGWRFVFVPRPNIQADGNASSHEKGGVPSPPGEPRVENRRPAGEPSGPIAPGHFPYVINEPEKCAEGEPLPFLVLLIATEARQVEARNAIRQTWGNESVAPAVGLVRLFLLGRTDGELGLAQQRMLEAESRRHRDIIQQDFTDSYKNLTIKTLMGMNWVAVFCPRASYVMKTDSDMFVNTEYLIYKLLRPEATPKSDYFTGNNMRGFAPNRNRNSKWYMPPELYPSDKYPTFCSGTGYVFSGDLARKIYLASLSVRRLHLEDVYVGICLARLGVEPTPPSNAFLFNHWRVSYSSCKYSHLITSHGFHPNELLKYWHHLQSNKHDACINALKTRAGRMHRVARGKAAR; encoded by the coding sequence ACGGCGCCACTGCTGCACCCACGCAGCGAAGCGGTTCCATCTCCTCTCACTCCTGGGCGTCctggtcttcctcctccaccaggtgCGGCTGCCTCGGTTCACAGGCATGCCGTGGTGGAGGGGCAGCCCGGTGGTGTACGGGGGCGGAGCCTATCACACCACCAAAGCCAAATGGAACGCCTCCTCCCAACACTCGGGGTGGAGGTTCGTCTTCGTTCCGCGACCGAACATCCAGGCCGACGGCAACGCCAGCTCCCACGAGAAGGGAGGCGTTCCCTCGCCTCCGGGAGAACCGCGCGTTGAGAACCGCCGGCCAGCCGGAGAACCGAGCGGCCCGATAGCCCCCGGCCATTTCCCCTACGTCATCAACGAGCCGGAGAAATGCGCCGAGGGCGAACCGCTGCCATTTCTGGTGCTGCTGATCGCCACCGAGGCTCGGCAAGTGGAGGCGCGCAACGCCATACGGCAGACGTGGGGGAACGAGAGCGTGGCCCCAGCCGTGGGGCTCGTCAGACTGTTTCTGCTGGGGAGAACCGACGGCGAGCTGGGACTCGCGCAGCAGCGGATGCTCGAGGCGGAGAGCCGGCGGCACCGCGACATCATCCAGCAGGACTTCACGGACTCCTACAAGAATCTGACCATTAAGACACTGATGGGCATGAACTGGGTGGCGGTCTTCTGCCCGCGAGCCAGCTACGTCATGAAGACCGACAGCGACATGTTTGTGAACACGGAGTACCTGATCTACAAGCTGCTGCGGCCGGAGGCCACGCCCAAGAGCGACTACTTCACAGGGAACAACATGCGCGGCTTCGCCCCcaacagaaacaggaacagCAAGTGGTACATGCCGCCGGAGCTGTACCCGAGCGACAAGTATCCCACCTTCTGCTCGGGGACCGGCTACGTCTTCTCAGGCGACCTGGCGAGGAAAATCTATCTGGCGTCGCTGAGCGTCCGCCGCCTGCACCTGGAGGACGTGTACGTGGGAATCTGCCTGGCCAGGCTCGGGGTCGAGCCCACGCCGCCGTCCAACGCATTCCTATTCAACCACTGGCGCGTGTCTTACTCCAGCTGCAAGTACAGCCACCTGATAACGTCGCACGGGTTCCATCCCAACGAGCTGCTAAAGTACTGGCATCACCTGCAGAGCAACAAACACGACGCCTGCATCAACGCGCTGAAGACGAGAGCGGGGAGGATGCACCGAGTGGCCAGGGGGAAAGCCGCTCGGTAG